The window CCGAGTACGAGCGCGACGCGTTGATGCACCTGTTGTCACTGGGTCGGACAACCGCCCCGAATCTCTCGGAGGCGACTGGGATTCCAAAAGCCCGTATCTACGGCGTCTTGGACTCGCTCGCAGACCAGGGTTTCGTGAAGATTATTCCGCAGCGGCCAAAGCAGTACGTTCCGAAGTCACCCGACGAGATTCTCGACCGCGCAACCGAGAACAGACGACAGCAGTTCGAATCCTACCAACAATCCGTTGAGGACGTTCGCGACGAATTCTTGAGCGCATTCGGCCCGCTCTACGAGCAAGCGACGGACGAAACGTCGCCAACAGAGGAACTCTTCTACGTCGTCGACGTGGGTGATGCGAGCGAGACGGAGACGCGGTCGCTGTACCGAGAGGCTACTAACCAAATTAATATTCTCACAAAGGGTTTCGAATACTTGCCAAATGTCCGGTCGACGCTCACCAAAGTCGCTGATACTGGCATCGAAATCAACGTTCTGATGGTTCACCCAAAGCACCTCTCTCCCGAGAACTGTACCGTCCAACGGGAGCGCGTCGAAGAAGTAGTCGCAGAGTTGCATGGCGTGACAATACGGTTCAGCAAAGAGCCCTTGCCGTGGCGTGGGACGATTATTGACCCCTCTATGGATTACCAACACGGAAAGGCGATTCTTCTTGTCGAAGAGAAAGACATCCCTCTCCACATGCGTCAAGCAGCTGTCACCGAGAACGGGTCGTTCGTCGCCGGCTTACAACGCTACTTCAGTCTAATTTGGAAGTACGAGAGTGTTTCCGAGAGCCCACATTGAGTTAGTCGGCTTTCTCTTTGTTTAATGCCCGAATCCCACTCTCCGACGGCGCGACTCGGTTCCTAGGCGGGGTTCTTCCATGCCCAGATATCGAGTGTAAAGTTTACTCCGTGAGGACGCCGGGGAGGAAGCGGTCTTCGTGCGCTTTGATGGTCTCGTCGTACTCGACGAGCGTCCCGAGAATGTCGCGCGCGCCCTCCTCGAAGTCCTGACGCTGCTCACCGATGACGTTCATGTAGCGCTCGTTTTCGATCTCCATCTTGTGGGTCTCGTCTTCGTCACGTGGGTTCTCGAAGTGTTCGACTTCCACGTCGAGGTCGAACTCCGCGGAGACGTCGGCGATGGTGTTCGCCATCTCGACGATGCTGATCGCGCGCGTGACCTGGTTGTAGACGACGTGGTCATCTTCGCGGTCGTCGGGGTCCATGAGCGCGAGGCGGGTGAGTCCCTCGACTGCGTCTTCGAGGCTGATGAACGGCTTGCGCTGTTCGCCCTTGCCGTAAACGGTCATCGGGTAGCCTGCGATGGCCTGCGCACAGAAGCGGTGCGAGACGACACCGAAGTAGTAGTCGAAGTCGAAGCGAGTGGCCAGACGTGGGTCTGCCGCCGTCTCGTCCGTCTCTGTCCCGTAGGTGATAGCCGTTCGCACGTCGGAGATTGGGATACCGAACTGCTTGTGCGCCAGTCGCATGTTGGCCGCGTCGTGGCTCTTGGTGAGGTGGTACCACGACCCCGCCATCGCCGGGAACGGAACGTCGTCACGCTCGCCTTGGTTCTCCATGACTGCGCCGCCTTCCGGGATGGGGAACTCGGGGGCACCGTAGACACCCGTGGTGGTCGTCTCGATGAAGTGCGTGTCCGTCAGGTCGTGTTCTTCGAGGCCCC is drawn from Haloferax litoreum and contains these coding sequences:
- a CDS encoding TrmB family transcriptional regulator, which produces MTRSDDLAQLLATLDLTEYERDALMHLLSLGRTTAPNLSEATGIPKARIYGVLDSLADQGFVKIIPQRPKQYVPKSPDEILDRATENRRQQFESYQQSVEDVRDEFLSAFGPLYEQATDETSPTEELFYVVDVGDASETETRSLYREATNQINILTKGFEYLPNVRSTLTKVADTGIEINVLMVHPKHLSPENCTVQRERVEEVVAELHGVTIRFSKEPLPWRGTIIDPSMDYQHGKAILLVEEKDIPLHMRQAAVTENGSFVAGLQRYFSLIWKYESVSESPH
- a CDS encoding NAD-dependent epimerase/dehydratase family protein encodes the protein MSILITGADGYLGWPTALRIASQTDDRVILVDNFGRRNWVEEIGSVSATPISDIETRIEAAEEVHGLSNLSFVEGDLTNKDFTDQLLTVHEPHTIVHTAAQPSAPYSQINGERANYTQHNNLQATRNLLWGLEEHDLTDTHFIETTTTGVYGAPEFPIPEGGAVMENQGERDDVPFPAMAGSWYHLTKSHDAANMRLAHKQFGIPISDVRTAITYGTETDETAADPRLATRFDFDYYFGVVSHRFCAQAIAGYPMTVYGKGEQRKPFISLEDAVEGLTRLALMDPDDREDDHVVYNQVTRAISIVEMANTIADVSAEFDLDVEVEHFENPRDEDETHKMEIENERYMNVIGEQRQDFEEGARDILGTLVEYDETIKAHEDRFLPGVLTE